The following are encoded together in the Coregonus clupeaformis isolate EN_2021a unplaced genomic scaffold, ASM2061545v1 scaf0043, whole genome shotgun sequence genome:
- the LOC121577798 gene encoding LETM1 domain-containing protein 1-like, with protein MALCKRGVQCCVTRIIRCSYPFQGVSTVSIYTPMLAYSRLSVLSCRHYSLSQGRLGIFQRASERYEKFLEHRLPRLYILYTTFVKGFRLMVHDVRETRRIRMKMLTQDVSLKELPYREMETIILFRKDMIKAIPLVIISIPPFAIILVFTLMCLFPRQLLIRHLWTPQQQQDFQRLYHEQRCRHRENILKGVACSIPHIKEWTLRSHLLTLISKVQSGAHPSVKDINAVRDVFSGQPLGLTGMDSGQMRLLCSHLLLNPWLPGFLLRRRLRAKALDLLYLDQALDTLGQGQLTDTEIREACYLRGLNPSSLTTSQCREWLLQWLQLSTQLTESETSLLLHNMVLLSVNYPSS; from the exons ATGGCGCTCTGCAAGAGAGGGGTCCAATGCTGTGTTACAAGGATAATACGATGCAGTTATCCATTTCAAGGGGTCTCAACCGTGTCGATATACACTCCAATGTTAGCCTACTCAAGACTAAG TGTATTATCTTGCAGGCACTACTCGTTATCTCAGGGCAGACTAGGCATATTTCAGAGAGCCAGTGAGAGGTATGAGAAATTCCTCGAGCATCGATTACCCCGCCTCTACATCCTTTATACCACCTTTGTGAAAG GATTTCGGCTCATGGTGCACGATGTGAGGGAAACAAGGAGGATAAGGATGAAAATGCTCACTCAAGATGTTTCACTCAAAGAGCTGCCCTACCGCGAGATGGAGACAATCATTCTG TTTCGCAAAGACATGATAAAAGCCATTCCCCTGGTGATAATCTCTATCCCGCCTTTTGCCATCATTTTGGTTTTCACTCTTAT GTGCCTGTTCCCTAGACAGCTCCTGATTCGTCACCTGTGGACTCCGCAGCAGCAGCAGGACTTCCAGAGGTTGTACCACGAGCAGAGATGCCGACACCGTGAGAACATCCTGAAGGGCGTGGCCTGTTCAATACCTCACATCAAAGAGTGGACCCTCCGCAGCCACCTGCTCACCCTTATCAGCAAG GTGCAGAGTGGGGCTCACCCCAGTGTGAAAGACATCAATGCAGTGAGGGATGTGTTTTCCGGACAACCACTGGGATTAACAGGCATGGACTCTGGTCAGATG AGGCTGCTGTGCTCCCACCTCTTGCTGAACCCGTGGCTCCCTGGGTTCCTGCTCCGGCGCCGGCTGAGGGCCAAAGCCCTGGACCTGCTTTACTTGGATCAGGCTCTGGACACACTGGGACAGGGCCAACTCACTGACACAGAGATTAGAGAG GCCTGTTACCTGCGGGGGCTCAATCCCAGTAGCCTCACCACTAGCCAGTGTCGAGAGTGGCTCCTCCAGTGGCTTCAGCTGTCCACCCAGCTCACAG AATCAGAGACATCTCTTCTGCTGCACAACATGGTCCTGCTCTCAGTAAACTACCCCAGCTCCTGA